One window from the genome of Amycolatopsis sp. NBC_01480 encodes:
- a CDS encoding lysophospholipid acyltransferase family protein, protein MTRREKGGFWVGLAAAVFYPLTAIGKRVQIGAEKVPRQGPAVLVLNHISHLDPVVDAVFVHRLKRVPRFFLKESLRHVPVLGKIVDGSGQIPVSRGSSAAGDSLKAAHEALEEGKVIVIYPEGTITKDPAGWPKDAFTGVARLALQNDVPVIPIARWGTNEIFNGYTKKFTPLPRKTVTHLVGDPIDLSAYAGANPRSASTLREVTALMMDEITRLLAEIRHEEPPSKKPEDGA, encoded by the coding sequence TTGACCCGGCGTGAGAAGGGCGGCTTCTGGGTGGGACTGGCCGCCGCTGTGTTCTACCCGTTGACGGCGATCGGCAAGCGGGTGCAGATCGGTGCGGAGAAGGTGCCCCGCCAGGGCCCGGCGGTGCTGGTGCTGAACCACATCTCGCACCTCGACCCGGTGGTGGACGCGGTGTTCGTGCACCGGCTCAAGCGGGTCCCGCGGTTCTTCCTCAAGGAGAGCCTGCGCCACGTCCCGGTGCTCGGGAAGATCGTGGACGGCTCGGGGCAGATCCCGGTTTCGCGTGGTTCGAGCGCGGCCGGCGACAGCCTCAAGGCCGCGCACGAGGCGCTGGAAGAGGGCAAGGTCATCGTCATCTACCCCGAGGGCACCATCACCAAGGACCCCGCGGGCTGGCCGAAGGACGCGTTCACCGGCGTCGCGCGGCTGGCGCTGCAGAACGACGTCCCGGTGATCCCGATCGCGCGCTGGGGCACGAACGAGATCTTCAACGGCTACACGAAGAAGTTCACGCCGCTGCCGCGCAAGACCGTGACGCATCTGGTCGGCGACCCGATCGACCTGTCGGCCTACGCGGGCGCGAACCCGCGCAGCGCCTCGACGCTGCGTGAGGTGACCGCGCTGATGATGGACGAGATCACCCGCCTGCTGGCGGAGATCCGGCACGAGGAGCCGCCGTCGAAGAAGCCGGAGGACGGCGCCTGA
- a CDS encoding NAD(P)H-dependent glycerol-3-phosphate dehydrogenase, whose protein sequence is MAAFATDVQRVTVLGAGSWGTAFAKVLGDAGRDVTVWARRESVAEEIRSAHANSSYLPGVRLPERITATADAAAALDGAEAVVLGVPSQSLRANLTAWQPLLPREAILVSLAKGVELGTLKRMSEVIAELAQVPADEIVVVSGPNLAREVAASQPAAAVLACADHERAMAVQRASSNQYFRPYTNTDVVGAELCGAGKNVIALSCGMAAGMGLGANTMATLITRGLAEMARLGAKLGADPLTFAGLAGLGDLVATCSSPLSRNRTFGERLGRGDTLEQAQAAAGGQVAEGVASCSSIRALAQGLGVDMPITDAMHRVCHEGVDPRQAGAELLGRSQKHEWS, encoded by the coding sequence ATGGCCGCCTTCGCCACCGACGTCCAGCGGGTCACCGTGCTGGGGGCCGGCTCGTGGGGCACCGCGTTCGCGAAGGTGCTCGGCGACGCCGGCCGGGACGTGACCGTCTGGGCGCGCCGGGAGTCCGTCGCCGAGGAGATCCGCTCGGCGCACGCGAACTCCTCGTACCTGCCCGGGGTCCGGCTGCCCGAGCGCATCACGGCGACGGCGGACGCCGCGGCGGCGCTGGACGGCGCCGAGGCCGTTGTGCTGGGCGTGCCGAGCCAGAGCCTGCGCGCGAACCTCACCGCGTGGCAGCCGCTGCTGCCGCGCGAGGCGATCCTGGTGAGCCTGGCCAAGGGCGTCGAACTGGGCACGCTGAAGCGGATGAGCGAGGTCATCGCCGAGCTGGCGCAGGTGCCCGCGGACGAGATCGTGGTGGTTTCGGGGCCGAACCTGGCGCGGGAGGTCGCCGCGTCCCAGCCGGCCGCGGCGGTGCTCGCGTGCGCCGACCACGAGCGCGCGATGGCGGTGCAGCGGGCCAGCTCCAACCAGTACTTCCGGCCGTACACCAACACCGACGTGGTCGGCGCCGAGCTGTGCGGGGCGGGCAAGAACGTGATCGCGCTCAGCTGCGGCATGGCCGCGGGCATGGGCCTGGGCGCCAACACGATGGCGACGCTGATCACCCGCGGGCTGGCGGAGATGGCGCGCCTCGGCGCGAAACTCGGCGCGGACCCGCTGACGTTCGCCGGCCTCGCCGGCCTCGGCGACCTGGTGGCGACCTGCTCGTCGCCGCTTTCGCGCAACCGCACGTTCGGCGAACGGCTGGGCCGGGGCGACACGCTGGAGCAGGCGCAGGCCGCGGCCGGCGGCCAGGTCGCCGAGGGCGTCGCGTCCTGCTCGTCTATCCGCGCGCTGGCCCAGGGACTGGGCGTCGACATGCCCATCACGGACGCGATGCACCGCGTCTGCCACGAGGGCGTCGACCCCCGCCAGGCCGGCGCCGAGCTGCTGGGACGGTCGCAGAAACACGAGTGGAGCTGA
- a CDS encoding IS110 family transposase, which translates to MLAEAQDHEEIIERVAAIDVGKAEVMCCVRVPDRVHPGRRLQEVRPYSTMTRSLLLLSDRLAELGVTRVVMEATSDYWKPVFYLLERPGRQVWLVNARDVKHLPGRPKTDRLDAVWLCKVAERQMLRPSFVPPPEVRRLRDLTRYRCDLVRARTSEKNRVEKLLEDACIKLSVVASDIFGVSGRAMMAQLIDGQRNAQQLAQLAKAGMRRKIPVLEEALTGRFTDHHAFLLATMLRRIDGIDADLTAVETEVEQALAPFAVAVARLDEIIGVGVTAASVIIAEIGVDMSRFPTPAHLSSWAKFAPGVSESAGRRKGRSATGHGNRYLASVLGEIAVVVGRTDTFLGERYRRIARRRGTNRAIVAVGRSILVIVWHLLSDSEARYRDLGAEFYQRQRGTERQKAGHIRQLQALGYHVTLEPVA; encoded by the coding sequence ATGCTGGCCGAGGCGCAGGATCATGAGGAGATCATCGAGCGGGTCGCGGCGATTGATGTGGGCAAGGCCGAGGTGATGTGTTGTGTGCGGGTGCCTGATCGGGTTCATCCGGGTCGGCGGTTGCAGGAGGTGCGGCCGTATTCGACGATGACGCGGTCGTTGCTGCTGCTCTCGGACCGGCTCGCGGAGCTGGGTGTCACCCGCGTGGTGATGGAGGCGACCTCGGATTACTGGAAGCCGGTGTTTTATCTGCTGGAGCGGCCGGGGCGGCAGGTGTGGCTGGTCAACGCCCGTGATGTGAAGCATCTGCCGGGGCGGCCCAAGACCGACCGGCTGGACGCGGTGTGGTTGTGCAAGGTCGCCGAGCGGCAGATGCTGCGCCCGAGTTTCGTGCCTCCGCCCGAAGTTCGGCGGTTGCGGGACCTGACCCGCTATCGCTGTGATCTGGTCCGGGCCCGCACGAGTGAGAAGAACCGGGTGGAGAAGCTGCTCGAAGACGCCTGCATCAAACTCTCGGTGGTCGCGTCGGATATTTTCGGGGTGTCCGGGCGGGCGATGATGGCGCAGCTGATTGACGGGCAACGCAACGCGCAGCAGTTGGCGCAGCTGGCGAAGGCGGGAATGCGCCGCAAGATCCCGGTCCTGGAGGAAGCGCTGACCGGCCGGTTCACCGATCACCACGCGTTCCTGCTGGCGACGATGCTGCGCCGGATCGACGGCATCGACGCCGACCTCACGGCGGTGGAGACCGAGGTCGAGCAGGCGCTGGCCCCTTTCGCGGTGGCGGTGGCCCGGCTCGATGAGATCATCGGCGTGGGTGTCACCGCGGCCTCGGTGATCATCGCCGAGATCGGTGTGGACATGTCCCGGTTCCCCACCCCCGCGCACCTGAGCTCCTGGGCGAAGTTCGCGCCGGGAGTGTCGGAATCCGCGGGTCGGCGCAAGGGCCGCTCCGCGACCGGGCACGGCAACCGCTACCTCGCCTCGGTACTCGGGGAGATCGCTGTCGTCGTCGGCAGAACGGACACCTTCCTCGGAGAACGTTACCGGCGCATCGCGAGACGGCGGGGTACCAACCGTGCGATCGTCGCGGTCGGGCGATCCATCCTGGTGATCGTCTGGCATCTGCTGTCCGACTCCGAGGCCCGCTACCGGGACCTCGGGGCGGAGTTCTACCAGCGGCAACGCGGCACCGAACGCCAGAAAGCCGGCCACATCCGCCAGCTCCAAGCACTCGGCTACCACGTCACCCTCGAACCCGTCGCCTGA